The Candidatus Methanoperedens sp. DNA window TTTACTGAATGTCAATGGTACATCAACTCCAAATGAAACGGTTCCTATTCCGGTTATGCTATTGTTCGAACAGAAATAAGTGGACATTGCCGCATAAGCACTGAAACTATACTTTCTGCAAGTTGTCTGGAGAAATGTGCAATCCTCCTTGCGACAAATCTCTTACCAAATTCCTCTGATTTTTCATAGTTTTTTTGATCCTGACCCAATAAATATCATAGATAGAATTCTTCATATATCTTTTAACATATTAAGAACCCGCATGGATACTTCGCTGCTTCACAAAGAAAACGTGCCTGGCTCATACAAATGCGCTATACTCACAATCAGCACATCGCGATACGAAAAATACGGGAAAATAGACCGTCCTGAGCGCGCGGAGGACGCCTCAGGGAAACTTATCTGGGGAATGGTTCAGGTGCAGGGAAGCGGGGTGGTGCATTACGAATTAATCCCGGACAACACAGAGATGATACGGGATGCCTTCAAGAGATGCCTGTATTCAGAGGCTGATGTGATAATTTCAACCGGCGGGACAGGGCTTTCACCAGCGGATGTTACGATCGAAGCAGTTGCGCCTTATATTGAAAAAGACATGCCAGGTTTTGGGGAGCTGTTCAGGCATAAAAGCATTGAACAGGTGGGAAATGCGGCAATACTTACCCGGGCTGTTGCCGGTGTTGCGCGCCAGAAAGCGATATTCTGCCTTCCGGGTTCGCCAAATGCTGTCAAGCTCGCGCTTGAACTTGTACTGCCCGAGATGGGGCATATACTCAAACATGTGAAGGGTCAGTAAATGGAATACAAGTGGAAGGCGATGTTTACTGTCTGGATAGGCGTTTTCATGGCTACGCTTGACGGAAGTATCGTGAACGTTGCCCTTCCCACGCTTACGGAATACTTTAAAACAGATATTACCACCATCGAATGGGTGGTGATGGCGTATCTCCTGACCATCACAGCCCTTCTCCTGAGCCTTGGGAGGATTTCTGATATGATTGGCAGGAAAGCGATATTCGCCGGGGGACTTGCGATTTTCACCATAGGTTCGGGTTTGTGCGCTATCTCCGCAACCGAAAATCAGTTGATATTCTACAGGGTAGTGCAGGGCATAGGCGCGGCTATGTTGATGGCGACCGGAATAGCAATAATCACTCATGCATTTCCTCCGAGAGAAAGGGGCAAAGCGATGGGATTGATAGGGACGGTTGTAGCGATAGGTTCCATGGCAGGACCCGTAGCAGGCGGTTTTTTAATCGAGAATGTTGGATGGCAGTCTATATTTTATATAAATATCCCGGTCGGGATTTTCGGGACTGCAATGGCGTTAACCGTGCTCAGGAAAGACGAAACTACATCTGGGCAGACCTTCGACATACCGGGTGCGCTTGCGCTTTTTATCAGTCTTATGTCATTGCTGCTTGCTTTGAGCCAGGGCCAGGAGTCTGGCTGGCTCTCAGGCTATATAATCCTGCTTTTTATTTTATCAATTATATTTATTATTGTATTTATTATGATAGAAACTAAAGCCATGCATCCTGTAATGGAACTTTCGAATTTCAGGAACAGGCCGTTTGCGGCAGCCAACATCAGTGCACTTATTAGTTTTACTGCCCTGTATAACGTCATACTGTTAATGCCATTTTTTCTCCAAAATGAACTTAGATATTCACCTGAGGGGGTGGGAATTGTTTTTCTGGCGGTTCCACTCGTAATGTCCGTTGTCTCCCCTTTCAGCGGGTGGTTGTCGGACAGGACGAATTCGTTTTTACTCAGTTCAATCGGCATCGGTATTTCAAGCGTATCCATACTGTGGCTTGGCTTCCTGACCCCCACATCCGGTTCCATCGATGTTGTTCTACGCCTAGCGCTCCTTGGTCTTGGGATGGGGCTTTTCCAGGCGCCGAACAACAGCATAATAATGGGGTCGCTTCCTAAGGAAAAGATTGGTATAGCGGCAGGAACGCTCGGGACTATGAGGAACATGGGGATGGTGATAGGCGTTGCCGTCTCTGGTGCTGTGTTCTCCAGCAGGTACGTTTATTATGGAAATGTCGGGAGTTCATTTTTACCCGCTTTCCGGGATACATACACTGTTTCAGCAATTATATGCGGCATAGCCATGCTGACATCGCTTGTGCGCGGCAAAAGCAAATAGATTTAAATCGTTTGCATTAAAAAATTGAATATAATGAAATTCGTAACTGACCGGATGCTCGGCAAACTTTCGCGCTGGCTTCGTCTTTTCGGGTATGATACGCTGGAGATAAATAAGCAGGAGAACGAGGACGATACACTGCTGGCACTGGCTGAAAAAGAGGAGAGGATTCTCGTTTCAAGGGACAGGGTGCTTGTCAGGAAAGCGATAAAAAGAGAGATAAGGACGTATCTTGTCCAATCGTCTGAAATCATGGAACAGCTCAGGGAGATGCAGGAAGAATTCGGGATTTCAATCGAGCCGCAACTGGACAGGTGCACTCTTTGCAACTCGGTTATCAGGAAAGTTAAACCCGAAGATATGGAACTTGTCAGGGCGAAGGATTATGTTTATCCTGACAGGCTGAGGGAGGGAACTGAGTTCTGGCTGTGCGATAATTGCGGGCAGGTTTACTGGCTGGGGAAGCACTGGGAGAATATTATGGAGAGGGCGGAAAGATTGAAAAAATGACAGCTTTCCTGTCTGATATCTATTCTTTTTCTTCTTTTGTGCTCCCTTCACCCATCACCATCTTTAACAATGCAGCAGCCACATCTGAAGAAGTATAATCTTCCTGGGTAAGTTTTTCAACCAGGTTACTATATTCTCCCAGATGCCCGGCATCAACAGTCCCTTTAACTCTTTCCAAAAGCAGGTTTGTCCTGATATCTTCCACATCACTGATAGAAGGAACTTTCTGGGCTATGATTTTCGTCTTTGTGAATTGCTGTATCTGCCTTATCCTGTATACCTCCCTGCCTGTCACAAAGGTAAATGCCTGCCCCGCTTTTCCAGCTCTCGCTGTTCTTCCTATCCTGTGTAAATAATATTCATCATCCGGAGGTATATCATAGTTGAACACAGCCTCGATATCCCCTACATCGATTCCCCGGGCCGCCACATCGGTTGCCACTAATATCTCAATCTCCCTCCTTCTGAATTTAGACATGACAGTGTCTCTTTGTCTTTGCTGCAAATCCCCATGCAGTCCATCAGCGAGATACCCCCTTGACTTGAGGGTTTCCACCAATTCATCCACACGCCTTTTTGTATTACAGAACACGAGCGATAATTTCAGGTCGTGAAGATCAATTAAGCGACACAGGGCTTCTGTTTTTGCCTGCTGTTTGACTTCAAAATAAAATTGTTCAACCTCGGGAACGGTCATCTCCTTATGTGCCAATTTTATCATTTGTGGTTTGTTCTGGTATTTTTTGGTCAAATCTAAAATAGCCCGGGACATGGTTGCAGAGAAGAGAATGGTTTGTCTTTCTTTTGGGATTTTTCTCATAATAATTTCAATATCTTCCCTGAATCCCATATCCAGCATTTCATCCGCTTCATCCAGTATGATTATTTTTACGCCATCCATTTTCAAAGTACGGCGGTCAAGGTGATCCATGACGCGGCCTGGAGTGCCTATTATAACCTGTACACCCTGTCTTAACGCTCTTATCTGGCGGTCTATTGGTTGCCCGCCGTAAACCGGTAAAATCTCAATGCCTCTTTTATATTTTGAAAGCTTTTTCAGTTCTTCTGCTACCTGAATTGCCAGTTCTCTTGTGGGGCATAAGATTACAGCCTGTAATCCCCTGTTTTGCGGGTCTATTCTCTCTAAAGTTGCAATTCCGAAGGCTGCGGTTTTCCCCGTACCTGTTTGCGCCTGCCCGATGACATCTTTTCCTTCTAACATATAGGGAATGGATTGGGCCTGAATCGGGGTTGCTTCCTCAAAACCCATATCAGTAATTGCTTTTTGTATATCTTTTGATAAATGTAAGTCTTTAAATCCTGGATTTTCCATGTTTAATCCCCCTTCATTTGTTTGTTACCGTACTTATATCTATTAATCACGTTGGTATGAATCTGGACGGTCTATCATAAAGGAACTTTTTATTTCCCGAAACAACCTCCCGATTCTTTGAGGACTGCAACACTGCGTTAATCGAAGACACGGTTCACTGCGGGAATAGTCAGGTGTGAAAAGCATGGCGAGCTTCTCAAGAACCCGATTGAGTGCGATTCGATGCAGGATAGGATAGTGCTTGTGATGATATGGCGGGGTTGAACAGGCAATTGTTATGGTTTCGACACCGGAGAGGAGCTGTCAGAAAAAATAAAAGACCTGGATTAAAAAAATTACACTTGCCAATTTTGAGGAAGTAATCTCAGCATGATAAAAAAAACAAAAATGAGAAAAAAAATATTAGATTAGTACCTTAACAAAATGAACTTATTTTGTCTTTTTTGTCTTGGTTACCTTTTTTGACTTCTTTGCAGAATTCATTTTATTTGCCATTAGTTCACCTCAGCTTAATAATTAAACATTTATAATATATATACATATGTGTAGAAATTATCTTAAGATTTGAACTTATTCAACTGATTTGATGATTTCATGGATTATTTACTTCAACGCTTAGAATTGCCAGAGTCCCAGGAATGATACCTCTGAGACATATTTTAATTCAAAAAATATTAAACTCCCGGCGCCAATATGTTTCCGAAGCAACTATCCCGCCAGCATCCGCCCCACGACCGCTTCCATCAATCTCTCGCTGTCCGCCTGCGAACGCGCAAGTCCGGCTTCAAGCTCCTCGCCGAGGGGCATGAGCTGGTCAACCCTGGCGACGATGCGGCGCTGGTCATGCCGCATACATTACTTTTCCTTTTCGTGCAAATTCCAGCAACAAGAGATTTCCCACTTTCAAATTCTTCAAAAGTGAGAGTGATAATATCAAGAGGCACTCTGAATTTTTTTATGGTCTTTATCTCAGCTTCCTTTGTCAATCTTGCCCGTTCAAAAATGTCTTTGTTCTGAAAATCCGGAGAGATGATCAGAATATCCACGTCGCTCTCCAAATTTCCTTTTCCCGTACTCTGCGACCCGAATAGGATTATCTTTGAAACTTTCAATCCTTTTTCTTTCAAACAGTTCTCAAAGAATTTGATGGCTTCTGCTATTTTGTCTTTAACCATTCTAATAACTCCATGCCTTTTTCAAGTATTTCTTTTGTCTTATTCATGCTGTATTCGTTCAGCATTCTTTGCAGATTATCAGGATATCGAGTGGGTACGCTTACTCTGGTCAGAGTGAAAACGAAATCATACATATCTTCCGGAAGTTCCAGATTAATAATTTCAATGAGATATAGCAGATTGTGTGT harbors:
- a CDS encoding MogA/MoaB family molybdenum cofactor biosynthesis protein translates to MDTSLLHKENVPGSYKCAILTISTSRYEKYGKIDRPERAEDASGKLIWGMVQVQGSGVVHYELIPDNTEMIRDAFKRCLYSEADVIISTGGTGLSPADVTIEAVAPYIEKDMPGFGELFRHKSIEQVGNAAILTRAVAGVARQKAIFCLPGSPNAVKLALELVLPEMGHILKHVKGQ
- a CDS encoding MFS transporter; protein product: MEYKWKAMFTVWIGVFMATLDGSIVNVALPTLTEYFKTDITTIEWVVMAYLLTITALLLSLGRISDMIGRKAIFAGGLAIFTIGSGLCAISATENQLIFYRVVQGIGAAMLMATGIAIITHAFPPRERGKAMGLIGTVVAIGSMAGPVAGGFLIENVGWQSIFYINIPVGIFGTAMALTVLRKDETTSGQTFDIPGALALFISLMSLLLALSQGQESGWLSGYIILLFILSIIFIIVFIMIETKAMHPVMELSNFRNRPFAAANISALISFTALYNVILLMPFFLQNELRYSPEGVGIVFLAVPLVMSVVSPFSGWLSDRTNSFLLSSIGIGISSVSILWLGFLTPTSGSIDVVLRLALLGLGMGLFQAPNNSIIMGSLPKEKIGIAAGTLGTMRNMGMVIGVAVSGAVFSSRYVYYGNVGSSFLPAFRDTYTVSAIICGIAMLTSLVRGKSK
- a CDS encoding Mut7-C RNAse domain-containing protein; protein product: MKFVTDRMLGKLSRWLRLFGYDTLEINKQENEDDTLLALAEKEERILVSRDRVLVRKAIKREIRTYLVQSSEIMEQLREMQEEFGISIEPQLDRCTLCNSVIRKVKPEDMELVRAKDYVYPDRLREGTEFWLCDNCGQVYWLGKHWENIMERAERLKK
- a CDS encoding DEAD/DEAH box helicase, coding for MENPGFKDLHLSKDIQKAITDMGFEEATPIQAQSIPYMLEGKDVIGQAQTGTGKTAAFGIATLERIDPQNRGLQAVILCPTRELAIQVAEELKKLSKYKRGIEILPVYGGQPIDRQIRALRQGVQVIIGTPGRVMDHLDRRTLKMDGVKIIILDEADEMLDMGFREDIEIIMRKIPKERQTILFSATMSRAILDLTKKYQNKPQMIKLAHKEMTVPEVEQFYFEVKQQAKTEALCRLIDLHDLKLSLVFCNTKRRVDELVETLKSRGYLADGLHGDLQQRQRDTVMSKFRRREIEILVATDVAARGIDVGDIEAVFNYDIPPDDEYYLHRIGRTARAGKAGQAFTFVTGREVYRIRQIQQFTKTKIIAQKVPSISDVEDIRTNLLLERVKGTVDAGHLGEYSNLVEKLTQEDYTSSDVAAALLKMVMGEGSTKEEKE
- a CDS encoding nucleotidyltransferase domain-containing protein, with translation MVKDKIAEAIKFFENCLKEKGLKVSKIILFGSQSTGKGNLESDVDILIISPDFQNKDIFERARLTKEAEIKTIKKFRVPLDIITLTFEEFESGKSLVAGICTKRKSNVCGMTSAASSPGLTSSCPSARSLKPDLRVRRRTARD
- a CDS encoding HEPN domain-containing protein codes for the protein MDKDEWFKQADYDMETADFMFKGERYFYAVFMCHLSIGKALKGLITQKNKEAPPKTHNLLYLIEIINLELPEDMYDFVFTLTRVSVPTRYPDNLQRMLNEYSMNKTKEILEKGMELLEWLKTK